The Crocinitomicaceae bacterium sequence TTAATTTCTGCCTGCGAATAAACCTTTTTTAGTGCACGGGTCAACGTCCCGTTAGAATGATTTGAGTATTGAGGTAAAAACATATTTATTATGCTGTCATACATTCCTAAGCCTTCATAAGCAAGGCCATATAAACCATCTATTTCTCCTCGATACCACATATATCCTGTGCCGCAGTTCTGTTCTACAATGTATTTTTTGTCGGCATACTCAATGTATTTAAGTGCTTGGTCAAATTTCTTTTCTTCAAGATAAATTTTGGTCAAGTATCTGCAAGCATAATTTTTATAATTCGATGTGTAGCTGCCATATCCATAAATTTTAGTAGTCGTGTCACCAGGTATGTCAGAGGAATTGTAGTATGTTCCAACGTAGTATGGTTCGTTGGAAGCCATAATTTTCAAAAACATATTTTCTGCTTCCGTCAGTCTGCCTAATTGCCAAAGTGAGCATGCTAAGGAATAGAAATCTGAATGATTCTTTTTTGTCGGTTCAGCAGTTATTAACTTTGAATGTTTTTTACAAAGTATTGAATCTTCTTTTGATGGATAATGAGATATTGAATAGTCCGTGCTTATTGATGACATTGAAAAAGAGAATGCAGAGAAGTTCCATGTCGTGTCAATTTGGAATTTAAGACTGGTTGTGTCTTGCGAAAAACAAATCTGTCCGACAAGTACAAAAGTCAAAGTCAGAAGAAAATATTTTGTATATCTGTCGTTCCTATTCATATCGCATAACGGACTGCGCATAAAAGTAGTAGCGCAACCTTGATTAAAAGTACTGAACTTAAAAGTACCCACCAAGCGGAACAAAAACTTTTTTAATACTCCATAGAAATCGGGAGTGGTGTGAGAGCCTAACCCTATTCCCATTTGGGCGTAGGGTGGGCTACTCGATTATGCAGCGTTGTTTACGAATTTTTTTATTCCACTCAGTTCCTTTTGTTTTGCACGAAATTCTTCTTCAAGATCGAAGTCGTCCTGAAGTCCGAGCCAGAATTTTGCACTGTTACCAAAATACTTCGATAGTCTCAAAGCAGTGTCAGCGGTAATTCTGCGGTTACCTTTAAGTATTTCTGAAATTCTGGTCTGAGGAATTGCAATGTCTTTTGAAAGTCTGTATGCAGTAATTTCCATTGGAATCAGAAATTCTTCAAGTAAAATTTCGCCTGGATGTATGTTCTTCAATTTTTTGCTCATAATATTTTTATTTATTGAATTCGCGAATCTTCGATTTCATTTCGTTCTGTTTTTAATGATAATCTACTATTTCAACTTCGAAAGCATTTCCATTATTCCATTTGAATATTATTCGCCACTGATTATTAATTCGGATTGAATAGAATTCCTTGAGGTTTCCTTTCAGTTTTTCAAGGCGGTTCGAAGGCGGAATCATTAGGTCGTTAAGGTCTTGCGAGTTGTTTAACATTCTTAATTTTCTTCTTGATGTTTCTTGAAGTTCAGTAGAAAGTCCTTTGATTCGTTCACCTTCCAATATTTTCTTTGTGTCTTTGTTTCCAAATGAAATAATCATGCTAACGTTATTCGTTACTTACGCCAAAGGTAAGTATTTTATTTCAGAGACGCAATTTTTTTCGAAGATTCTTCAAATTGAAGAGAGAGACTTTAATGCTGCATAACGTTTTGCAAATGG is a genomic window containing:
- a CDS encoding HigA family addiction module antidote protein — encoded protein: MSKKLKNIHPGEILLEEFLIPMEITAYRLSKDIAIPQTRISEILKGNRRITADTALRLSKYFGNSAKFWLGLQDDFDLEEEFRAKQKELSGIKKFVNNAA
- a CDS encoding type II toxin-antitoxin system RelE/ParE family toxin codes for the protein MIISFGNKDTKKILEGERIKGLSTELQETSRRKLRMLNNSQDLNDLMIPPSNRLEKLKGNLKEFYSIRINNQWRIIFKWNNGNAFEVEIVDYH